One window of Agromyces rhizosphaerae genomic DNA carries:
- a CDS encoding NUDIX hydrolase, translating to MTDHAFARLADDIEATLRTWHPIDPDTAALRERYLAFVVDRGADAVRREGGREHLTASAFVFSPDLRNVLLCFHRKGQFWVQVGGHVEAADATVAAGALREAREESGLHELSPLDPGRPGGRSNGHAPADLHRHELSSRFGHCTAHWDVGYAFTAAADATPTVSDESDDVRWWPVHDLPAQTPHDFPERLAGVLAELAARAART from the coding sequence GTGACCGACCACGCCTTCGCGAGGCTCGCCGACGACATCGAGGCGACGCTGCGCACGTGGCATCCGATCGACCCCGACACGGCCGCCCTGCGCGAGCGCTACCTCGCGTTCGTCGTCGACCGCGGCGCCGACGCGGTGCGCCGCGAGGGCGGACGCGAGCACCTCACGGCGAGCGCGTTCGTCTTCTCGCCCGACCTGCGCAACGTGCTGCTGTGCTTCCACCGCAAGGGGCAGTTCTGGGTGCAGGTGGGCGGGCACGTCGAAGCCGCGGACGCCACCGTCGCGGCCGGCGCACTGCGCGAGGCGCGCGAGGAGAGCGGGCTGCACGAGCTGTCGCCGCTCGACCCCGGCCGGCCCGGTGGCCGGTCGAACGGCCACGCCCCCGCCGACCTCCACCGCCACGAGCTCAGCTCGCGGTTCGGCCACTGCACGGCGCACTGGGACGTCGGCTACGCCTTCACCGCGGCGGCGGATGCCACGCCCACCGTCAGCGACGAGAGCGACGACGTGCGCTGGTGGCCAGTCCACGACCTCCCTGCCCAGACGCCGCACGACTTCCCCGAGCGGCTCGCCGGCGTGCTCGCCGAGCTGGCCGCGCGGGCGGCCAGGACCTGA
- a CDS encoding ABC transporter permease subunit, which yields MTTTTDEGVDGAKRASGAPPKKPTKRQRQAAGIADAASGGLGLMLVKIVSLGLVDAIALYALFVLVVNDEWLIAAIVAVVAIFVNWVYFSRKRLPAKYLTPGVIFLVIFQIFVLIYTSYVGFTNYGTGHNGSKEQAVGALMSAALDRVPDSPTYPVAVVDRLGELSLVVTGPNGGVFIGGEERPLEPASGAQMENGVAVGVDGYTTLSFQEIVARTDEITELAVPFSDDPNEGALRTPDGRSAYQYTSSLEYDEAAGTMTNLDTGVVYTDIGTGAFTSDAGDELLPGWQITVGFDNYLKALTDTRLSGPLAYVTTWTFAFAAISVASTFFLGLFLAIVFNDMRMRGRKLYRTVLILPYAVPSFLSALVWAGMMNESFGFINQVLLGGASVPWLTDPVMAKVSVLLVNLWLGFPYMFLVCTGALQSIPDEVVEAATVDGARPWGIFRLIKLPLLLVTVAPLLIASFAFNFNNFNIIYMLTNGGPRDTGAPIPVGYTDILITMVYKVAFTGQTRDYGLASAYSILIFIVVAVISIIAFRRTKALEELN from the coding sequence ATGACCACCACGACCGACGAGGGCGTCGACGGCGCGAAGCGCGCGTCTGGCGCGCCGCCCAAGAAGCCCACGAAGCGACAGCGGCAGGCGGCGGGCATCGCCGACGCGGCATCCGGCGGCCTCGGGCTGATGCTGGTGAAGATCGTCTCGCTCGGGCTCGTCGATGCGATCGCGCTGTACGCGCTGTTCGTGCTCGTCGTGAACGATGAGTGGCTCATCGCCGCGATCGTCGCCGTGGTGGCCATCTTCGTCAACTGGGTCTACTTCTCGCGCAAGCGACTCCCGGCGAAGTACCTGACGCCCGGCGTCATCTTCCTCGTCATCTTCCAGATCTTCGTGCTCATCTACACGAGCTACGTGGGCTTCACGAACTACGGCACCGGCCACAACGGCTCGAAGGAGCAGGCCGTGGGCGCGCTCATGAGCGCGGCCCTCGATCGCGTGCCCGACTCGCCGACGTACCCGGTCGCGGTCGTCGACCGCCTGGGCGAGCTCTCGCTCGTCGTGACCGGCCCGAACGGCGGCGTCTTCATCGGCGGCGAGGAGCGGCCGCTCGAGCCGGCATCCGGTGCCCAGATGGAGAACGGCGTGGCCGTCGGCGTCGACGGGTACACGACCCTGAGCTTCCAGGAGATCGTGGCGCGCACCGACGAGATCACCGAGCTCGCCGTGCCCTTCTCCGACGACCCGAACGAGGGCGCCCTGCGCACCCCCGACGGGCGCAGCGCCTACCAGTACACCTCGTCGCTCGAGTACGACGAGGCCGCCGGCACGATGACGAACCTCGACACGGGCGTCGTCTACACCGACATCGGCACCGGCGCGTTCACCTCCGATGCGGGCGACGAGCTGCTGCCGGGCTGGCAGATCACGGTCGGCTTCGACAACTACCTGAAGGCGCTGACGGACACGCGCCTGTCGGGCCCGCTGGCCTACGTGACCACGTGGACCTTCGCGTTCGCGGCCATCTCGGTGGCATCCACCTTCTTCCTCGGGCTGTTCCTCGCGATCGTCTTCAACGACATGCGGATGCGGGGGCGCAAGCTCTACCGCACGGTGCTGATCCTCCCGTACGCCGTGCCCTCGTTCCTGTCGGCCCTGGTCTGGGCGGGCATGATGAACGAGAGCTTCGGGTTCATCAACCAGGTGCTGCTCGGCGGGGCATCCGTGCCCTGGCTCACCGACCCGGTGATGGCGAAGGTCAGCGTGCTGCTGGTGAACCTGTGGCTCGGGTTCCCGTACATGTTCCTGGTCTGCACGGGCGCGCTGCAGTCCATACCCGACGAGGTGGTCGAGGCGGCCACCGTCGACGGCGCGAGACCCTGGGGCATCTTCCGGCTCATCAAGCTGCCGCTGCTGCTGGTGACGGTCGCGCCGCTGCTGATCGCGTCGTTCGCGTTCAACTTCAACAACTTCAACATCATCTACATGCTCACCAACGGTGGCCCGCGCGACACCGGGGCACCGATCCCGGTGGGGTACACCGACATCCTCATCACGATGGTCTACAAGGTGGCGTTCACCGGGCAGACGCGTGACTACGGATTGGCGAGCGCGTACTCGATCCTCATCTTCATCGTGGTCGCGGTGATCTCGATCATCGCGTTCCGGCGCACCAAGGCACTCGAGGAGCTGAACTGA
- a CDS encoding glycoside hydrolase family 13 protein produces the protein MIVHNDAARSSRADSEASDPTPEWWRTAVIYQIYPRSFADANGDGVGDLRGITSRLGALAELGIDAIWLSPFFTSPQKDAGYDVADYCDVDPIFGDLADFDAMQAEAHRLGIRVIVDLVPNHSSDQHPWFQAALAAPAGSPERARYMFRDGKGADGAEPPNNWQSVFGGPQWTRITEPDGTPGQWYLHIFDSSQPDFDWTNEEVREEFRRILRFWLDRGVDGFRVDVAHGLIKADGLPDYTPPAEGGSMGGGGDAAAAVAEPAHDDAVADHHDHAGGAPYWGQDGVHEIYRDWRKLLDEYPGERILAAEAWVDPLTRIAKWVRPDEMHQAFNFAYLETGWDAEDLRTVIDASIAAFGGVGAPSTWVLSNHDVVRHASRHALGAENPQGHGIGPKSPGLPDQEVGLRRARAASAVMLALPGSAYVYQGEELGLPEVIHLPDDSRQDPTWFRTEGERYGRDGCRVPIPWESDAPSYGFGPTDASWLPQPDMWTDYARDQQSGDPRSTLELYRSALSLRRSHELGAGSVEWLPASGGPVLAFRNGDVTVVANTGDAPVALPAGQVLLASGPLGDGTLPVDTTVWMSAE, from the coding sequence ATGATCGTGCACAACGATGCCGCGCGTTCGTCGCGCGCCGACTCCGAGGCATCCGACCCGACCCCCGAGTGGTGGCGCACCGCGGTGATCTACCAGATCTACCCGCGCTCGTTCGCCGACGCGAACGGCGACGGCGTGGGTGATCTCCGCGGCATCACGTCGCGCCTCGGCGCCCTGGCCGAGCTCGGCATCGACGCCATCTGGCTCTCGCCGTTCTTCACCTCGCCCCAGAAGGACGCCGGCTACGACGTGGCCGACTACTGCGATGTCGACCCGATCTTCGGCGACCTCGCCGACTTCGACGCCATGCAGGCGGAGGCGCACCGACTGGGCATCCGGGTCATCGTCGACCTCGTGCCGAACCACTCCTCCGACCAGCATCCGTGGTTCCAGGCCGCCCTCGCCGCACCGGCCGGCAGCCCCGAGCGCGCGCGCTACATGTTCCGCGACGGGAAGGGCGCAGACGGCGCAGAGCCGCCGAACAACTGGCAGTCGGTGTTCGGCGGACCGCAGTGGACCCGCATCACGGAGCCCGACGGCACGCCCGGCCAGTGGTACCTGCACATCTTCGACTCCTCGCAGCCCGACTTCGACTGGACCAACGAGGAGGTGCGCGAGGAGTTCCGGCGCATCCTGCGGTTCTGGCTCGACCGCGGCGTGGACGGGTTCCGCGTCGACGTGGCGCACGGCCTGATCAAGGCCGACGGGCTGCCCGACTACACCCCGCCCGCCGAGGGCGGCAGCATGGGCGGCGGCGGCGACGCCGCCGCGGCGGTGGCGGAGCCCGCGCACGACGACGCGGTCGCCGACCACCACGACCACGCCGGCGGCGCCCCGTACTGGGGGCAGGACGGCGTGCACGAGATCTACCGCGACTGGCGGAAGCTGCTCGACGAGTACCCCGGCGAGCGCATCCTCGCCGCCGAGGCGTGGGTCGACCCGCTCACGCGCATCGCCAAGTGGGTGCGACCCGACGAGATGCACCAGGCGTTCAACTTCGCCTACCTCGAGACCGGCTGGGACGCCGAGGACCTCCGCACCGTGATCGACGCGTCCATCGCGGCCTTCGGCGGCGTCGGCGCCCCGAGCACCTGGGTGCTCTCGAACCACGACGTGGTGCGCCACGCGTCGCGCCACGCGCTCGGCGCCGAGAACCCGCAGGGCCACGGCATCGGGCCGAAGTCGCCCGGCCTGCCCGACCAGGAGGTCGGACTGCGCCGCGCCCGCGCCGCGTCGGCCGTCATGCTCGCGCTGCCGGGCTCCGCCTACGTCTACCAGGGCGAGGAGCTCGGGCTGCCGGAGGTCATCCACCTGCCCGACGACTCCCGCCAGGACCCGACCTGGTTCCGCACCGAGGGCGAGCGCTACGGCCGCGACGGCTGCCGCGTGCCGATCCCGTGGGAGTCGGACGCGCCCTCCTACGGCTTCGGGCCGACGGATGCCTCCTGGCTGCCGCAGCCCGACATGTGGACCGACTACGCGCGGGACCAGCAGTCGGGCGACCCTCGCTCGACCCTCGAGCTGTACCGCTCCGCGCTGTCGCTGCGGCGCTCGCACGAGCTCGGCGCCGGGAGCGTCGAGTGGCTCCCGGCCTCCGGGGGCCCCGTGCTGGCGTTCCGCAACGGCGACGTGACGGTGGTCGCGAACACGGGCGACGCGCCGGTCGCGCTGCCCGCCGGCCAGGTGCTGCTGGCATCGGGCCCGCTCGGCGACGGGACGCTGCCCGTGGACACGACCGTGTGGATGAGCGCGGAGTAG
- a CDS encoding sugar ABC transporter substrate-binding protein — MKVNKKGLLAGGAIAIGATLVLAGCAGGDTETDDSDATAEGGSLTVWVDSERVDALQGAADAYSEETGITVELVGKDNNTIKDDFIQQVPTGEGPDITMGAHDWLGELSTNGVVAPLELGDSADGYLPVAINAATYDGTVYMLPYAVENIAVLRNADIVPEAVGSFDEMIAAGEDAGLDQPFVVEQGAEGNPYHLYPFQTAFGAPVFGSDENGYNADDLQLGNDGGQEFAAWLSTEGKNGTGNFNTDIDGDIAKQSFLDGDSAFWLTGPWNVGSAIDAGINVAIDPIPSPTSDAAQPFAGVKGFFLSSESENKVAANDFLVNYLGSEDVQLALFEAGNILPALTAAAETASSDPIIEGFATVGQDAVPMPAIPAMGSVWQYWGIAEASIINGEDPSATWTKLAEDVQSAIDG, encoded by the coding sequence ATGAAGGTGAACAAGAAGGGCCTCCTGGCCGGCGGGGCGATCGCCATCGGCGCGACGCTCGTGCTCGCGGGCTGCGCGGGCGGCGACACCGAGACCGATGACAGCGACGCGACCGCCGAGGGCGGCTCGCTCACCGTCTGGGTCGACTCCGAGCGTGTGGACGCCCTGCAGGGCGCTGCGGACGCGTACTCCGAGGAGACCGGCATCACGGTCGAGCTCGTGGGCAAGGACAACAACACCATCAAGGACGACTTCATCCAGCAGGTGCCGACGGGCGAGGGCCCCGACATCACCATGGGTGCGCACGACTGGCTGGGCGAGCTCTCGACCAACGGCGTCGTCGCCCCGCTCGAGCTGGGCGACTCGGCCGACGGCTACCTGCCGGTCGCGATCAACGCCGCCACCTACGACGGCACCGTCTACATGCTCCCCTACGCGGTCGAGAACATCGCCGTGCTCCGCAACGCCGACATCGTCCCCGAGGCGGTCGGCAGCTTCGACGAGATGATCGCCGCGGGCGAGGACGCCGGTCTCGACCAGCCGTTCGTCGTCGAGCAGGGCGCAGAGGGCAACCCGTACCACCTGTACCCGTTCCAGACCGCGTTCGGCGCTCCGGTGTTCGGCAGCGACGAGAACGGCTACAACGCCGACGACCTGCAGCTGGGCAACGACGGCGGCCAGGAGTTCGCCGCCTGGCTCTCGACCGAGGGCAAGAACGGCACCGGCAACTTCAACACCGACATCGACGGCGACATCGCCAAGCAGTCGTTCCTCGACGGCGACTCGGCCTTCTGGCTGACCGGCCCGTGGAACGTCGGCAGCGCGATCGACGCCGGCATCAACGTGGCGATCGACCCGATCCCCAGCCCGACCTCCGACGCGGCCCAGCCGTTCGCGGGCGTCAAGGGCTTCTTCCTCTCCTCGGAGAGCGAGAACAAGGTCGCGGCGAACGACTTCCTCGTGAACTACCTCGGTTCGGAGGACGTGCAGCTCGCGCTGTTCGAGGCCGGCAACATCCTGCCCGCGCTCACCGCCGCCGCCGAGACCGCCTCGAGCGACCCGATCATCGAGGGCTTCGCGACGGTCGGCCAGGACGCCGTGCCGATGCCGGCCATTCCCGCCATGGGTTCGGTGTGGCAGTACTGGGGCATCGCCGAAGCGAGCATCATCAATGGTGAGGACCCGTCGGCGACGTGGACCAAGCTCGCCGAGGACGTGCAGTCGGCCATCGACGGCTAG
- a CDS encoding peptidoglycan DD-metalloendopeptidase family protein: MPEFPLVPDGPETGTTHAASRERPLTRRELREQQRRQEEAAEAAAYDYGTPSLDPSRSAAGSDTPVIRSTGQGWSLGGDADPVEQAPSWQPAAPQAPAYRAPEPQAPAYRAPEPRAPEYRAPEARPAAPRIPDFHVPAPAPAPAEAPLRRRRDARPRASEFESFEVEAVETEPPAPAAPAPDLSSWLQPEAQDVRPPSSRRSRRLEDEATSAPARAQAPERQAAPERRDLPAQPDAEQDLFGLRVEEAHNSAGHGSVGGTNADGAAPEAAAPGASLFGDLVFDAPETVERDERPAARGGLFSRLLGRGAGDARERSASPRRRGEARDTHDADADADRQDLAADLFGFGFEDEAVDDDRRDDAMAAEPAFDADRTFDAAPALDAEPVFLAEPAIDAEPAFEAEPAFDAAPAVDATSAPASDLDAAFGFGGAFAAADDEPELHDADVRDRDDDLHGPSALGSLFGFDEPEPAHTRTAPPGSGFAIDSTVASTRSSGRDRASSSSTARMRSADHPGLRTDSVRSAGTARPAARTHPKAKPSRDARRAARRRAAAAKGLSLVAMGFVAMITVATSLPANSLLSAEEVQAAQVAVLHENGLEPQVMHAYAGGDDSTEFTVDTENYQVATIAEYAAASGIRVDNTFTNNPYGTIQWPFPVGVHIGSYYGYRSCAGCTTNHHGIDFNPGYGAEIQAIADGVVSVAQNGGGSLGVVMMIDHVIDGQVVTSVYAHMQYDSMRFQVGDTVEVGDIVGNVGSTGLSTGPHLHFEIRIGGVEGYWVDPLAWLYENTD, encoded by the coding sequence GTGCCCGAGTTCCCCCTCGTGCCGGACGGTCCCGAGACCGGCACCACCCACGCAGCGTCGCGCGAGCGACCGCTGACGCGCCGGGAACTCCGCGAGCAGCAGCGTCGGCAGGAGGAGGCGGCCGAGGCCGCGGCGTACGACTACGGGACGCCGTCGCTCGATCCGAGCCGATCGGCAGCGGGTAGCGACACCCCCGTGATCCGGTCCACCGGCCAGGGCTGGAGCCTCGGCGGCGACGCCGATCCGGTCGAGCAGGCGCCGTCGTGGCAGCCCGCCGCCCCGCAGGCACCCGCGTACCGCGCGCCGGAGCCGCAGGCACCTGCGTACCGCGCGCCGGAGCCGCGCGCGCCCGAGTACCGGGCCCCGGAGGCGCGCCCCGCAGCGCCCCGCATCCCAGACTTCCACGTGCCCGCACCCGCGCCCGCGCCGGCCGAAGCGCCGCTCCGGCGTCGACGCGACGCGCGGCCCCGGGCGAGCGAGTTCGAGTCGTTCGAGGTCGAGGCCGTCGAGACCGAACCGCCCGCACCCGCGGCGCCCGCACCCGACCTCTCGTCGTGGCTCCAGCCCGAGGCGCAGGACGTCCGGCCCCCGAGCAGCCGGCGTTCCCGCCGCCTCGAGGACGAGGCCACGTCCGCCCCTGCGCGGGCGCAGGCGCCGGAGCGGCAGGCCGCCCCGGAGCGTCGCGACCTTCCCGCGCAGCCCGACGCGGAGCAGGACCTCTTCGGCCTCCGCGTCGAGGAGGCGCACAACTCCGCGGGCCACGGTTCCGTCGGCGGCACGAACGCCGATGGCGCCGCGCCGGAGGCCGCGGCCCCGGGTGCGTCCCTGTTCGGCGACCTGGTCTTCGACGCTCCCGAGACCGTCGAGCGCGACGAGCGACCCGCGGCGCGCGGGGGGCTCTTCTCGCGCCTGCTGGGCCGGGGAGCGGGCGACGCGCGCGAGCGCTCCGCGTCGCCGCGCCGACGCGGCGAGGCGCGCGACACCCACGACGCCGACGCCGATGCCGACCGGCAGGATCTCGCGGCCGACCTCTTCGGCTTCGGCTTCGAGGACGAGGCCGTCGACGACGACCGTCGCGACGATGCGATGGCTGCGGAGCCCGCGTTCGATGCGGACCGCACGTTCGATGCGGCGCCCGCGCTCGACGCCGAACCCGTATTCCTTGCCGAGCCCGCCATCGACGCCGAGCCCGCCTTCGAAGCAGAGCCGGCCTTCGATGCAGCGCCCGCCGTCGACGCCACGTCGGCGCCCGCCTCCGACCTCGACGCGGCGTTCGGGTTCGGCGGGGCGTTCGCCGCCGCGGACGACGAACCCGAGCTCCACGACGCCGACGTCCGCGACCGCGATGACGACCTCCACGGCCCCTCCGCGCTGGGGTCGCTGTTCGGATTCGATGAGCCGGAGCCCGCGCACACGCGCACCGCGCCCCCCGGCTCCGGCTTCGCGATCGACTCCACGGTCGCGAGCACGCGGTCCTCCGGTCGTGACCGCGCATCCTCGTCGTCGACGGCCCGCATGCGCTCGGCCGATCACCCGGGGCTCCGCACCGACTCCGTGCGCTCCGCCGGGACCGCGCGCCCGGCTGCCCGCACCCACCCCAAGGCCAAGCCCTCGCGCGACGCCCGCCGCGCCGCCCGCCGCCGCGCGGCGGCCGCCAAGGGCCTCTCGCTGGTCGCGATGGGCTTCGTCGCCATGATCACGGTGGCCACGTCACTGCCCGCGAACTCGCTGCTGAGCGCCGAGGAGGTGCAGGCCGCGCAGGTCGCGGTGCTGCACGAGAACGGGCTCGAGCCGCAGGTCATGCACGCGTACGCGGGTGGCGACGATTCGACCGAGTTCACGGTCGACACCGAGAACTACCAGGTGGCGACGATCGCCGAGTACGCGGCCGCGTCGGGCATCCGCGTCGACAACACGTTCACGAACAACCCGTACGGCACCATCCAGTGGCCGTTCCCGGTGGGCGTGCACATCGGCAGCTACTACGGCTACCGCAGCTGCGCGGGCTGCACGACGAACCACCACGGCATCGACTTCAACCCCGGCTACGGCGCCGAGATCCAGGCCATCGCCGACGGCGTCGTGAGCGTGGCGCAGAACGGCGGCGGCTCGCTCGGCGTCGTCATGATGATCGACCACGTGATCGACGGCCAGGTCGTCACCAGCGTCTACGCGCACATGCAGTACGACTCGATGCGCTTCCAGGTCGGTGACACCGTCGAGGTCGGCGACATCGTCGGCAACGTCGGCTCGACCGGCCTGTCGACCGGTCCGCACCTGCACTTCGAGATCCGCATCGGCGGCGTCGAGGGCTACTGGGTCGACCCTCTGGCCTGGCTCTACGAGAACACCGACTGA
- a CDS encoding HNH endonuclease signature motif containing protein, with amino-acid sequence MKEADEPRRERYLPFGARSVSLLEFMLAHAVARSRDAVIERPVALAFEPGWSSGRADAAEPTPPPGHAAVSVQPELPLPSAALPVTDDAPDAHANPVTDTAPEARTSAGTAVDGAATDAAVTGSHDTCNSDAHGPVASESDASDSSTADHPAAERSLDRLVAIDAEIAALHAERAQVLAHLAAGADSRAVVTGAAADRSPHPEQRVRELERRSLVAEVACALRLAERSAERLIDEGESLSLDLPATLESLGSGTISYRHAQRLIDHALSLPTETRVAFESVALPLAARLTPARFDARARRLRERMHPDSVTDRARRAADDRSVSLEPARDGMAWLHALLPAAPAADAFARVRAAAAGLARVDGEERTESQLRADVLSDLLTGRADDPQVGAPGAAESHERDPAGTPSMAAAGRFARTRPTVFVTVPVMTLLGATDEPGELHGVGPIDADTARELAARAPSFIRILTHPETGARLSIGRDRYAVPSDLRAALVMRDETCRFPGCGRAAEQCEVDHVADWAHGGRTDATNLAMLCTKHHHLKHETGWSSAPGPEPGSIDWRSPSGRRYTSDPPVPGPSAPGASAQGPSAQDPAAQGPPLSDEPPF; translated from the coding sequence ATGAAGGAAGCAGACGAGCCCCGGCGCGAGCGGTACCTGCCGTTCGGCGCGCGCTCCGTCTCGCTGCTCGAGTTCATGCTCGCGCACGCCGTCGCGCGCTCCCGCGACGCGGTCATCGAGCGACCGGTGGCCCTGGCGTTCGAGCCCGGGTGGTCGAGCGGGCGAGCGGATGCCGCTGAGCCGACGCCGCCGCCCGGCCATGCAGCGGTCTCGGTGCAGCCCGAGCTTCCGCTTCCCTCCGCGGCGCTGCCCGTCACCGACGACGCACCCGACGCGCACGCAAATCCCGTCACCGACACCGCACCCGAGGCGCGCACCTCTGCCGGGACCGCCGTAGACGGCGCCGCGACCGACGCCGCGGTCACGGGCAGCCATGACACATGCAACTCGGACGCACACGGCCCGGTCGCATCCGAGTCCGACGCATCCGACTCCAGCACAGCCGATCACCCGGCCGCCGAGCGCTCTCTCGACCGTCTGGTCGCAATCGATGCGGAGATCGCCGCGCTGCACGCGGAGCGCGCGCAGGTGCTCGCTCACCTCGCGGCCGGCGCCGACTCGCGCGCCGTCGTCACCGGCGCGGCGGCGGACCGCTCGCCGCATCCGGAGCAGCGAGTGCGCGAGCTCGAGCGGCGTTCGCTCGTAGCCGAGGTCGCGTGCGCACTCCGCCTGGCTGAACGCTCTGCCGAGCGCCTCATCGACGAGGGTGAGTCACTCTCGCTCGACCTCCCGGCGACGCTCGAATCACTCGGCTCCGGCACCATCTCGTACCGCCACGCGCAACGCCTGATCGACCACGCCCTGAGCCTGCCCACCGAGACCCGGGTGGCGTTCGAGTCGGTAGCGCTCCCCCTCGCGGCCCGGCTCACGCCCGCGCGCTTCGACGCCCGTGCACGTCGCCTGCGTGAACGCATGCACCCCGACTCGGTTACCGATCGCGCACGTCGCGCGGCCGACGACCGCTCGGTCTCGCTCGAGCCCGCGCGCGACGGCATGGCGTGGCTGCACGCGCTGCTCCCCGCCGCGCCCGCGGCCGACGCGTTCGCCCGCGTGCGTGCCGCGGCCGCCGGCCTCGCCCGCGTCGATGGCGAGGAGCGCACCGAGTCGCAGTTGCGCGCGGACGTGTTGAGCGACCTCCTGACCGGCCGGGCCGACGATCCTCAGGTCGGTGCCCCCGGCGCCGCGGAGTCCCACGAGCGCGACCCCGCCGGTACCCCGAGCATGGCGGCCGCCGGGCGGTTCGCACGGACCCGGCCCACCGTGTTCGTGACCGTGCCGGTCATGACGCTGCTGGGCGCGACCGACGAGCCGGGCGAGTTGCACGGGGTCGGCCCGATCGATGCCGACACCGCGCGCGAGCTCGCGGCACGAGCGCCGAGCTTCATCCGCATCCTCACGCACCCCGAGACTGGTGCGCGCCTCTCGATCGGGCGCGACCGCTACGCCGTGCCGTCAGACCTGCGCGCCGCGCTCGTCATGCGAGACGAGACCTGCCGCTTCCCCGGCTGCGGCCGCGCCGCCGAGCAGTGCGAGGTCGACCACGTCGCCGACTGGGCCCACGGCGGACGCACCGACGCGACCAACCTCGCGATGCTCTGCACGAAGCACCACCACCTGAAACACGAGACCGGCTGGAGCTCGGCTCCAGGCCCGGAACCCGGCTCGATCGACTGGCGCTCCCCCTCTGGGCGCCGCTACACGAGCGACCCGCCGGTGCCGGGCCCGTCAGCACCGGGCGCGTCGGCACAGGGCCCGTCGGCACAGGATCCGGCGGCGCAGGGCCCGCCGCTGTCCGACGAACCGCCGTTCTGA
- a CDS encoding sugar ABC transporter permease has protein sequence MTTEAITAQTGGSDASGGGPRDTSGIPGRRPFRFGKWFLATGWRHMVGVIITAFALLPLLFVFSASLNPRGTLTGSNALFSEIGLDSYVRILTDPQVPYATWFGNTLIIAGITSIATVFLGALAAYSFSRMRFTGRRFGLITIVVIQMFPQLLAVVAIFLLMSWIGDLFPAIGLNTRIGLIMVYLGGALGVNTYLMYGFFNTVPASIDEAAKIDGAGHARIFFTMILRLAAPILAVVALLSFITSVNEFVVASVLLIDTDQQTLAVGLTKLVSNPRYADWSAFSAGAVMAALPVVALFLFLQKYIVSGLTAGSVK, from the coding sequence ATGACGACCGAGGCGATCACGGCGCAGACGGGCGGGTCGGATGCCTCCGGCGGAGGCCCGCGCGACACCTCGGGCATCCCGGGGCGGCGCCCCTTCCGCTTCGGCAAGTGGTTCCTCGCGACCGGCTGGCGCCACATGGTGGGCGTCATCATCACGGCGTTCGCCCTGCTGCCGCTGCTGTTCGTGTTCTCGGCATCGCTGAACCCGCGGGGCACGCTCACCGGCTCGAACGCGCTGTTCTCGGAGATCGGGCTCGACAGCTACGTGCGCATCCTCACCGACCCGCAGGTGCCGTACGCGACGTGGTTCGGCAACACGCTGATCATCGCCGGGATCACCTCGATCGCCACGGTGTTCCTGGGTGCGCTGGCCGCGTACTCCTTCTCGCGCATGCGGTTCACCGGGCGTCGGTTCGGCCTGATCACGATCGTGGTCATCCAGATGTTCCCGCAGCTGCTCGCGGTGGTCGCGATCTTCCTGCTGATGAGCTGGATCGGCGACCTGTTCCCCGCGATCGGCCTGAACACGAGGATCGGCCTGATCATGGTCTACCTCGGCGGCGCGCTCGGCGTGAACACGTACCTCATGTACGGCTTCTTCAACACCGTGCCCGCGTCGATCGACGAGGCCGCGAAGATCGACGGTGCCGGGCATGCGCGCATCTTCTTCACGATGATCCTGCGCCTGGCCGCACCGATCCTCGCGGTGGTCGCCCTGCTGTCGTTCATCACCTCGGTGAACGAGTTCGTGGTCGCGAGCGTGCTGCTCATCGACACCGATCAGCAGACGCTCGCCGTCGGACTCACGAAGCTCGTGTCGAACCCGCGCTACGCCGACTGGAGCGCGTTCTCGGCCGGTGCCGTGATGGCGGCGCTGCCGGTCGTGGCGCTGTTCCTGTTCCTGCAGAAGTACATCGTGAGCGGGCTCACGGCGGGCAGCGTCAAGTAG